In Acaryochloris marina S15, a single genomic region encodes these proteins:
- a CDS encoding tetratricopeptide repeat protein, translated as MTTIFSLTLIGLNILAINLPGSVSAQLGIADPAVEIQVAQAQQSAQQLDLQGDRLVKKGRLAAAVVAYHQSLVLDANNALVHRKMAEALVQLQRIDEALQALRQSIVLQNQSSPSAWHPPRSSAWYDAQAHTELANALTQNQQVDLALQYRKQAIDHYPGDEQLYFQLGKTWVAKGKAEAAMAAYVQGYDQQIAANQMSNGFKDLEAAFTDKKALAWRDVGRDFVALEQYQQAIKAYQEALAIDPTGSIYYSLASVQEKAGQLAAAAQSYAQAGDNMLYQHLHIGIEAYRNAIRLNPDNAKFHNGLGKVLLEHGEIRDAIASFQQALSLNPNLTEAQSNLAKAQARL; from the coding sequence ATGACAACGATATTTTCTCTCACTTTGATTGGGCTTAATATTCTAGCCATCAATCTTCCAGGCTCTGTTTCAGCTCAGCTTGGCATTGCAGATCCAGCCGTAGAGATTCAAGTCGCTCAAGCTCAGCAGTCTGCTCAACAGCTTGATCTGCAAGGAGATCGGCTAGTTAAAAAGGGGCGCTTGGCTGCAGCAGTTGTTGCCTATCATCAATCCTTAGTGTTGGATGCGAACAACGCCTTGGTCCACCGAAAAATGGCTGAAGCGCTCGTCCAGCTTCAACGGATAGACGAGGCATTACAAGCCTTGCGCCAAAGCATCGTTCTCCAGAATCAGTCTTCCCCCTCCGCTTGGCATCCCCCTAGAAGCTCAGCTTGGTACGATGCTCAAGCCCATACAGAGCTGGCCAATGCTCTAACCCAGAATCAGCAAGTTGACTTAGCATTGCAATATAGGAAGCAAGCGATTGACCACTATCCAGGCGATGAACAGCTTTATTTTCAGTTAGGCAAAACGTGGGTCGCTAAAGGTAAAGCTGAAGCGGCGATGGCGGCCTATGTTCAAGGTTATGACCAGCAAATTGCGGCCAACCAGATGTCGAACGGTTTCAAGGATCTTGAAGCTGCATTCACAGATAAGAAGGCTCTAGCCTGGCGAGATGTAGGACGTGATTTTGTCGCACTTGAGCAGTACCAGCAAGCTATCAAAGCTTACCAAGAAGCCCTTGCCATCGATCCGACGGGTAGCATCTACTATTCTTTGGCATCTGTTCAGGAAAAAGCAGGTCAGTTAGCGGCGGCGGCTCAGTCTTATGCTCAGGCTGGAGATAACATGCTCTATCAACACCTGCATATCGGCATAGAGGCCTATCGCAACGCCATTCGCTTAAACCCCGATAATGCTAAATTCCATAACGGTTTAGGTAAAGTTTTACTGGAGCATGGAGAGATACGAGATGCGATCGCATCTTTCCAACAAGCGCTCTCCCTCAATCCCAATTTGACAGAAGCTCAATCCAACCTTGCCAAAGCCCAAGCGCGCTTATAG
- a CDS encoding glycosyltransferase → MRKLYFLVPGLGGKYACGGLWAELKTLKLAQQICSAEVVTYKQREPDTLFLTDLWTQPHLDQVIFVISWGFDVGKLAQQLQAYNVVYHAHSSGYGFDLPARVPIITVSRNTLGYWGQRSPHSLLYYLPNQISDNFSNVNIDRDIDVLVQARKSSAYLMQDLIPALQQVCTVEVVDSYVEDLSQLFNRAKVYLYDSAEYWAQQKVSEGFGLQPMEAMACGCQVFSSINGGLSDYLDPGFNCHKIAGYSLTFDVQRIQQVLQSGQVGNLPESVLAEYRTANILQRLQVILTEVNAFFDSQPQQQEAITPLTQLRITQLRWQNRWRKVKQRLS, encoded by the coding sequence ATGCGGAAGTTATATTTCTTGGTTCCGGGGTTAGGGGGTAAATACGCCTGTGGTGGACTCTGGGCAGAACTGAAAACCTTAAAATTGGCTCAGCAGATCTGCTCCGCTGAAGTGGTGACCTACAAACAACGGGAACCAGACACCCTCTTCTTAACGGATCTGTGGACTCAGCCCCATCTAGATCAGGTCATTTTCGTCATTAGTTGGGGATTTGATGTCGGCAAGTTGGCTCAACAATTGCAGGCTTATAACGTGGTCTACCACGCCCATAGTTCAGGCTATGGATTTGACCTACCCGCACGGGTGCCGATTATTACGGTGAGCCGAAATACCCTAGGCTATTGGGGCCAGCGATCGCCTCATTCCCTGCTTTACTATTTACCCAACCAAATTTCAGACAATTTCAGCAATGTGAATATAGACCGAGATATAGATGTCTTAGTCCAGGCTCGGAAATCTTCTGCTTATTTAATGCAAGATTTGATTCCAGCGTTGCAGCAAGTCTGTACAGTCGAGGTCGTAGATAGCTATGTTGAAGATCTATCCCAACTCTTTAACCGAGCCAAAGTCTATCTCTACGATTCTGCGGAATATTGGGCACAGCAAAAAGTGAGCGAAGGCTTTGGACTGCAACCCATGGAGGCAATGGCTTGTGGGTGCCAAGTGTTTTCCAGCATTAATGGTGGACTTTCTGACTACTTGGATCCTGGTTTTAACTGTCACAAAATTGCAGGTTATTCCCTCACATTTGATGTCCAGCGTATTCAGCAAGTTCTGCAATCGGGTCAAGTCGGCAATCTCCCAGAATCAGTGTTGGCAGAATACCGGACGGCCAATATTCTCCAGCGGTTGCAGGTGATTTTGACTGAGGTCAATGCATTTTTTGATTCCCAACCCCAGCAACAAGAAGCCATTACACCCTTAACTCAGCTGCGAATCACGCAGCTCCGCTGGCAGAATCGCTGGCGAAAAGTGAAACAAAGGCTATCTTAA
- the nusB gene encoding transcription antitermination factor NusB: protein MQPRRIARELALLSIGQLPSNSDRLANQDLQAVMITAVRTLVAEVQEALETASAELKRGSDRILDSELKAIDVQSSRAMVTEAIDLTKTAVNRLGLAIDFPEFIQLANQQSVRDYTLDLIAAVHHHREDIDQILEKSLVDWQLHRLAHIDANLLRLAVAEMKYLDIPNQVAINESVELAKKYSAEEGHRFINGVLRRVTRHIAVP, encoded by the coding sequence ATGCAACCTCGCCGAATTGCCCGTGAATTGGCACTTTTAAGTATTGGTCAATTGCCTAGCAATTCTGATCGACTCGCCAATCAAGATTTGCAAGCTGTGATGATTACAGCAGTGCGAACCCTTGTCGCTGAAGTCCAAGAAGCATTGGAAACCGCCAGTGCCGAACTGAAACGGGGAAGCGATCGCATCCTCGATAGCGAACTCAAAGCCATTGATGTGCAGAGTTCGCGGGCCATGGTTACCGAAGCCATTGACCTCACCAAAACAGCGGTCAACCGTTTGGGGTTAGCCATTGATTTCCCTGAATTTATTCAGCTGGCCAACCAACAGTCCGTTCGAGACTACACCCTAGATTTAATTGCAGCGGTTCACCACCATCGCGAGGACATTGATCAAATCCTCGAGAAATCCTTGGTGGATTGGCAGCTCCATCGGTTGGCCCACATCGATGCCAATTTGTTGCGGTTAGCCGTTGCCGAAATGAAGTATTTAGATATTCCCAATCAAGTAGCGATTAACGAATCCGTAGAGCTGGCTAAGAAATATAGTGCTGAAGAGGGTCATCGCTTTATTAATGGTGTTTTGCGACGGGTAACCCGCCACATCGCGGTACCTTAA
- the ftsY gene encoding signal recognition particle-docking protein FtsY — protein MVFNWFRRQFNKEEAEEQETTSVVEAEQDAPSDDSDDSDDADETSEAEDSLSWAETAFQKIQERQQATTSETAAPDVEESPSTDEVTPAPDVEAESLSIDAVTPEAESAPPEVTPTTAEVEEIEPSEPEAAPPPEPTPVETPAPVAKAETPVPVAATPSPTSPPAKPTPSDLTFDEGFLWSAEVLAAQGRRPEDVSVEEISWLQKLRQGLGKTRRGLANQLKSVVGQGPLNADAVMEIESLLLQADVGISATDKLIEALQVKVREETLPPDAAIAYLKEIMQKILDAPIQKNYNPNFAPKREGMNIWLMTGVNGAGKTTTIGKLAHISQESGYACLIAAADTFRAAAVEQVRVWGQRSNVDVIANPGQNTDPAAVVFDAITAAQKRNIDLLLVDTAGRLQNKKNLMDELNKVRRIVSKKAPDAHIESLLVLDATLGQNGLRQAQVFSEAAELTGVVLTKLDGSAKGGVALAVVQELGLPIRFIGAGEGITDLRPFSSYEFVEALLST, from the coding sequence ATGGTTTTCAATTGGTTTCGTCGCCAATTTAATAAAGAAGAAGCTGAGGAGCAAGAAACAACGTCTGTCGTTGAAGCGGAGCAAGATGCCCCCAGTGACGACAGCGATGATAGCGACGATGCTGATGAAACGAGTGAAGCTGAAGACTCTCTCAGTTGGGCGGAGACAGCCTTTCAAAAAATCCAAGAGCGACAGCAAGCAACCACCTCAGAGACTGCTGCCCCAGACGTCGAAGAGAGTCCCTCAACCGATGAGGTAACCCCTGCTCCAGACGTCGAAGCAGAGAGCCTCTCAATAGATGCAGTAACACCAGAAGCTGAGTCTGCTCCCCCTGAGGTCACTCCCACCACTGCTGAAGTAGAGGAAATTGAGCCATCAGAACCAGAGGCTGCTCCCCCTCCCGAACCGACGCCTGTAGAAACTCCTGCACCGGTCGCGAAAGCAGAAACCCCTGTGCCTGTTGCGGCAACGCCAAGCCCGACTTCACCCCCCGCCAAGCCGACCCCATCTGATCTGACATTTGATGAAGGGTTTTTGTGGTCTGCAGAAGTATTAGCAGCCCAGGGTCGCCGCCCTGAAGATGTCTCCGTTGAAGAAATTTCTTGGCTGCAGAAGCTGCGCCAAGGATTGGGGAAAACCCGGCGAGGCTTAGCCAACCAACTCAAATCGGTGGTGGGTCAAGGCCCATTGAATGCCGATGCAGTGATGGAAATTGAGTCATTACTGCTGCAAGCCGATGTGGGTATTTCGGCGACGGATAAATTGATCGAAGCTTTGCAGGTCAAAGTTAGAGAAGAAACCCTACCCCCCGATGCTGCGATTGCATATCTCAAAGAGATAATGCAAAAGATTCTCGATGCTCCTATCCAAAAGAACTACAACCCTAACTTTGCCCCCAAGCGAGAGGGGATGAATATCTGGCTGATGACAGGGGTCAATGGAGCAGGTAAAACCACCACCATCGGCAAACTAGCCCATATTTCTCAAGAGTCGGGCTATGCCTGTCTGATTGCTGCTGCCGACACTTTTAGAGCTGCAGCTGTTGAACAAGTGAGAGTGTGGGGACAGCGCAGCAATGTCGATGTGATTGCCAATCCTGGCCAGAATACAGACCCCGCTGCCGTTGTCTTCGATGCCATTACTGCTGCCCAAAAGCGAAACATTGATCTATTGCTGGTGGACACAGCAGGGCGCTTGCAGAATAAGAAGAACCTGATGGATGAACTCAACAAAGTTCGGCGGATTGTCAGCAAGAAAGCACCGGATGCCCATATTGAATCCTTGTTGGTACTGGATGCCACTTTGGGGCAAAATGGCTTGCGACAAGCTCAGGTCTTTTCAGAAGCTGCCGAACTAACCGGAGTGGTACTCACTAAACTGGATGGCTCTGCCAAAGGTGGGGTCGCCCTAGCCGTGGTTCAGGAGTTAGGTCTGCCTATTCGATTTATTGGAGCCGGTGAAGGGATTACTGACTTGCGCCCCTTCTCTAGCTATGAATTTGTAGAAGCACTCCTGAGCACCTAG
- a CDS encoding PP2C family protein-serine/threonine phosphatase yields the protein MSRVPLPNQPSQSLDFDYPGVATNVATLTALQELVSHLRREQAKAQDLLSSLSFSLRSFNNLNQFLALIPLIVSRVTDADAAALILFRPNGQVSLEQLYCHEGQQCRNIRLALESVTRQFPINGSPAKQPNLVLEQQLGQLLGENYQWFSTAILVRNFELHERGRLYLFSSNPEYEWTETRQKLAQLVADQTAVAIENDTLTTQLRKQERITRELEIGAEIQARLLPNYSPTIDGVALAATCQTANQVGGDYYDFIPIYRQLPTSRQYRLNQADRWGLVIGDVMGKGVPAGLIMTMTRGILRADALHHHSPAEILKNLNQVMYADLENSNRFVTLFYSEYDPKTRQLSFSNAAHNPPLLWRAREDAIERLDTDGMLIGLDANTEYQEDKVTLAPGDTIIYYTDGFTDAAGPNGDRFDEENLLTVFQEACHTCHGPQEILDYLFERLQAFMGERNQSGDDVTLIVMQITPMLLTF from the coding sequence ATGTCTCGAGTTCCACTTCCAAACCAACCGTCCCAATCTTTGGATTTTGACTATCCAGGGGTGGCGACAAACGTGGCAACTTTGACAGCACTCCAAGAGCTTGTTTCCCATCTCCGACGAGAACAAGCAAAAGCGCAAGACTTATTGAGTTCCTTAAGCTTTTCGTTAAGGAGCTTTAACAATCTCAATCAGTTCCTCGCCTTAATTCCTCTGATTGTTAGTCGTGTTACCGATGCGGATGCCGCTGCTTTAATTTTGTTTCGCCCCAACGGGCAAGTGTCTTTAGAGCAGTTGTATTGTCATGAAGGACAGCAATGCCGAAATATTCGCTTAGCCCTAGAGAGTGTCACCCGTCAGTTTCCGATTAATGGTTCTCCTGCTAAACAACCGAACCTAGTTCTAGAACAACAGTTAGGTCAGCTGTTGGGAGAAAATTATCAGTGGTTCAGTACCGCTATTTTAGTGCGGAATTTTGAACTCCATGAACGGGGCCGCCTATACCTGTTTAGCAGTAATCCTGAATATGAATGGACAGAAACCCGGCAAAAGCTAGCCCAGTTAGTGGCTGACCAAACCGCTGTGGCCATTGAAAACGACACGTTAACGACCCAACTCCGTAAGCAAGAGCGAATCACCCGTGAGTTAGAGATTGGGGCAGAAATTCAAGCTCGTTTATTGCCCAACTATTCCCCCACGATTGACGGGGTGGCCCTAGCAGCTACCTGTCAAACGGCCAATCAAGTGGGTGGAGATTATTACGACTTTATTCCGATTTATCGACAGCTTCCAACCTCCCGTCAATATCGCCTAAATCAGGCCGATCGCTGGGGACTCGTGATTGGAGACGTCATGGGTAAAGGGGTTCCTGCTGGGCTGATCATGACCATGACTCGCGGGATTCTGCGAGCCGATGCGTTACACCATCATTCTCCAGCAGAGATCTTAAAAAATCTCAATCAGGTCATGTATGCCGATTTAGAAAACTCTAATCGGTTTGTGACTCTGTTTTATTCAGAGTATGACCCCAAAACTCGTCAGCTTAGCTTCAGCAATGCGGCTCATAATCCGCCATTGCTCTGGCGTGCCCGTGAAGATGCGATTGAGCGCCTAGATACGGACGGTATGTTGATTGGTCTGGATGCCAATACTGAGTATCAGGAAGATAAGGTCACCCTAGCGCCTGGCGATACGATTATTTACTATACTGATGGCTTTACCGATGCGGCTGGTCCTAATGGTGATCGCTTCGATGAAGAAAACTTACTGACTGTCTTTCAAGAAGCCTGCCATACTTGCCACGGCCCGCAAGAGATTCTAGATTACCTGTTTGAGCGTTTGCAAGCCTTTATGGGAGAACGGAATCAAAGCGGTGATGATGTGACTCTGATCGTCATGCAAATCACGCCCATGTTGCTGACCTTCTAA
- a CDS encoding DUF4349 domain-containing protein: MTPEHKRLTAPVWGTVVGAVLLASCSSPLTESMSDSGEAPQAAQSELAALQNDVSSPTDAAPPKAKPQLIKRANMTLRVEKIAPTLQAVAKLVKTQQGDVVGLQDQVPPDGAVRHQASMELRIPQAKLEATLEQLAQLGTVQNRSIEAEDVSTQLVDFQARLKNLRKSEEVVLKIMDRSGSVADVLKVSQELKTIRQQIEQIDAQVKRLQAQVAFSTVNLSLESAIATTPPQSSLGDRLQEAWSQSTHAVVNLTFGLLGILVWFVVFLPYIIGLVLVQFVVRRLMQRRSNTATASDHKSISG, translated from the coding sequence ATGACGCCAGAACATAAACGCCTTACTGCACCCGTTTGGGGCACAGTTGTCGGAGCCGTTCTCTTAGCGAGTTGTTCATCCCCTCTCACTGAATCGATGTCAGATTCAGGTGAGGCACCCCAAGCCGCTCAGTCGGAGCTAGCCGCCCTCCAAAATGATGTGTCGTCACCGACTGATGCCGCTCCCCCCAAGGCCAAGCCCCAGCTGATCAAGCGTGCCAATATGACCCTTCGGGTCGAAAAAATAGCGCCCACGTTACAAGCTGTCGCTAAGCTTGTCAAAACTCAGCAAGGTGACGTGGTTGGCCTTCAGGATCAAGTGCCTCCTGACGGGGCAGTGCGTCATCAGGCTTCCATGGAGCTACGTATCCCCCAAGCCAAATTGGAGGCCACGCTGGAGCAATTAGCCCAGTTAGGCACCGTTCAAAACCGCTCGATCGAAGCGGAAGATGTGTCCACTCAGCTGGTAGATTTTCAAGCCCGCCTTAAAAATCTCCGCAAGTCGGAAGAAGTGGTGTTGAAGATTATGGATCGATCGGGATCTGTGGCTGATGTCCTCAAAGTTTCTCAAGAGCTAAAGACGATTCGTCAACAGATTGAACAAATTGATGCTCAGGTGAAACGGTTACAAGCCCAGGTGGCTTTTTCAACGGTTAACCTCAGTTTGGAATCTGCGATCGCAACCACGCCACCCCAATCTTCCCTTGGTGATCGCCTACAAGAAGCTTGGTCCCAGTCAACCCATGCGGTTGTCAATCTCACATTTGGCTTACTGGGCATTCTGGTTTGGTTTGTGGTCTTTTTGCCTTACATCATTGGTCTGGTCTTGGTGCAATTTGTCGTCAGACGGTTGATGCAGCGTCGGAGCAACACCGCGACGGCCTCCGATCACAAGTCCATCAGTGGGTAA
- a CDS encoding aminopeptidase P N-terminal domain-containing protein, translated as MQAEYRQRRQKLMKAMGSGTGIFRSAPMAVMHSDVEYNFRQESDFFYLTGFNEPNAVAVLAPHHEEHQFVLFVQPKDPLMETWTGYRVGVELAKEEYGADEVYPIAELDEHLPQYLAGADRIYYHLGLDQPFNQTILKHWQRSLIMVRKNGIGPVALEDPMTVLHPQRLTKSEAELDLMRKAIDISAEAHNLAREIAQPGRYEYEIQAEMERLFRLRGGLGPAYPSIVAAGVNGCILHYTENTCQLQEQDLLLIDAGCSYQYYNADITRTFPVSGTFTAEQKALYELVLAAQEAAIAQVQPGNPYNAFHEAAVQVLTQGLVDLGLLQGDVDKLIEEETYKPFYMHRTGHWLGLDVHDVGVYKKDKDTWQPLEAGHVVTVEPGIYIGPDIQLVEDQPEVPERWRGIGIRIEDDVLLTGTGHEVLTAAVPKSIASITH; from the coding sequence ATGCAAGCAGAATATCGCCAGCGTCGTCAAAAACTGATGAAAGCCATGGGTTCGGGGACGGGAATTTTTCGGAGTGCCCCAATGGCCGTGATGCATAGTGATGTGGAATATAACTTTCGGCAAGAGAGTGACTTTTTCTACTTGACGGGGTTTAACGAACCCAATGCGGTGGCTGTGCTGGCTCCCCATCATGAAGAGCATCAGTTTGTGCTGTTTGTGCAACCCAAAGATCCGTTGATGGAGACTTGGACAGGGTATCGAGTCGGTGTCGAGCTGGCAAAAGAAGAATATGGGGCCGATGAAGTCTATCCGATTGCGGAGCTGGATGAACATCTGCCCCAATATTTAGCGGGTGCTGATCGGATTTACTACCACCTCGGGCTGGATCAACCCTTTAATCAAACCATTCTGAAGCATTGGCAACGATCACTGATCATGGTCCGAAAGAATGGCATTGGTCCGGTTGCTTTGGAAGATCCCATGACGGTGCTTCATCCCCAGCGGCTGACCAAAAGTGAGGCTGAACTGGATTTGATGCGTAAAGCCATCGATATTTCTGCCGAGGCTCACAACTTGGCCCGAGAGATAGCCCAGCCTGGTCGCTATGAATATGAAATTCAGGCAGAGATGGAACGGCTATTTCGCTTACGAGGGGGCTTAGGCCCCGCCTATCCCTCTATTGTGGCAGCGGGGGTGAATGGCTGCATTTTGCACTATACCGAAAATACCTGCCAGCTTCAGGAGCAGGATTTGCTGTTGATTGACGCGGGTTGTAGTTATCAATATTACAACGCCGATATTACCCGTACTTTTCCCGTGAGCGGAACGTTTACAGCAGAGCAAAAAGCTCTGTATGAGCTGGTTTTAGCGGCACAAGAAGCTGCGATCGCACAGGTGCAACCGGGCAACCCCTACAACGCCTTCCATGAAGCAGCAGTCCAAGTGCTGACCCAAGGTTTAGTCGATCTGGGCTTACTGCAAGGGGATGTCGATAAACTCATCGAAGAAGAAACATATAAGCCCTTTTATATGCACCGTACGGGTCATTGGCTAGGGCTGGATGTCCATGATGTGGGCGTCTACAAAAAGGATAAAGACACCTGGCAACCCCTTGAAGCCGGGCATGTGGTTACCGTTGAACCCGGAATTTATATTGGTCCTGACATTCAACTAGTCGAAGATCAGCCAGAAGTACCGGAGCGGTGGCGAGGAATTGGGATTCGCATTGAAGATGATGTGCTGCTCACGGGAACAGGCCATGAAGTGCTCACGGCAGCTGTTCCTAAATCCATCGCCTCCATTACCCACTGA
- a CDS encoding L,D-transpeptidase: MKGLALGVLTGLVGLLWSPMAQADDLSLHCRQVQGGCLQISKAKRTVTYYQQGKNQKSWPISIGRPGLDTPAGNFWIYEKGTMVDWQSPSGEVIPYNSPRNPMAGIWMGYVIADGVPLGLHGTNTPNLIGQAVSAGCNRMHTHHAKELYKFVVVGDPVYVR; encoded by the coding sequence ATGAAAGGACTAGCATTAGGCGTTTTGACGGGTTTAGTGGGACTCCTATGGTCTCCAATGGCTCAAGCAGATGACTTATCGCTGCATTGTCGCCAAGTGCAGGGAGGTTGCTTGCAAATTTCTAAAGCCAAGCGGACCGTCACATACTATCAGCAAGGAAAAAACCAAAAATCTTGGCCGATTTCCATTGGCCGGCCAGGACTGGACACACCTGCCGGGAATTTCTGGATTTATGAAAAAGGGACGATGGTGGACTGGCAGTCTCCTTCAGGGGAGGTGATTCCTTATAACAGTCCTCGTAATCCGATGGCAGGAATTTGGATGGGCTATGTGATTGCGGATGGTGTTCCCCTAGGGTTGCATGGAACCAATACACCCAATTTGATTGGTCAAGCGGTGTCTGCCGGATGTAATCGAATGCATACCCACCATGCTAAAGAGCTATATAAATTTGTAGTAGTGGGTGATCCGGTGTATGTCCGATAA
- a CDS encoding DUF4189 domain-containing protein: MFHSKISQVLIATMFSVPAVGLVGAQNALANANYGAMAYSVSTGSHGYSYDYTTPQEATNVAIRFCEKYAKTGDCKSLVVFKNGCGALARASDYSAGSGWGVDRATAESYALQSCQKYGPNCKVVSWVCTSR; the protein is encoded by the coding sequence ATGTTCCATTCGAAAATATCTCAAGTGCTGATTGCAACGATGTTTAGTGTGCCAGCCGTGGGATTAGTTGGGGCTCAAAACGCTCTAGCTAACGCGAACTATGGTGCGATGGCCTATTCTGTTTCCACCGGTAGCCATGGTTATTCCTATGACTACACGACTCCGCAGGAAGCAACCAATGTAGCCATTCGTTTTTGTGAAAAATATGCCAAGACTGGGGATTGTAAGTCATTAGTTGTGTTTAAAAATGGCTGTGGTGCCCTAGCTCGCGCCTCTGATTACTCAGCAGGATCTGGTTGGGGAGTCGATCGAGCAACAGCCGAATCTTATGCCCTGCAATCCTGCCAAAAATACGGCCCCAACTGTAAGGTTGTGAGTTGGGTTTGCACAAGTCGGTAA
- a CDS encoding sulfite exporter TauE/SafE family protein: MDPFSLGLFAVLGIAAGTLAGLLGIGGGMLIVPGLFYLFDLIQLPQDSLMHMAAGSSMCIMICTAASSTWAHHRQEHIQWSIFRSIIAGIAVGVVSGNLLANRMPTQILELIFGIFLLVVSTKIFLEKKSEEEEPTVGAPGIVATSAVGMVIGFKSGVLGIGGGALSVPFLLYCGLPMKKASGTSASFTLPIAIVGTLSFLLLSGTQTDIPWSTGYVYWPAVLLVAPFTILGAPVGAKFAGIVAPEKLRTIFAGLLLVISMRMLSGTGLIAWDFPLI; this comes from the coding sequence ATGGATCCATTCAGTTTAGGGCTATTTGCAGTCTTGGGTATTGCGGCGGGAACCTTAGCTGGACTCTTAGGGATTGGCGGTGGCATGTTGATTGTGCCAGGGTTGTTTTACCTCTTTGATCTGATTCAACTCCCTCAAGACTCCCTGATGCATATGGCAGCGGGTAGCTCTATGTGCATTATGATTTGTACCGCCGCATCTTCGACCTGGGCCCATCATCGACAAGAGCATATTCAATGGTCTATTTTTCGCTCTATCATTGCTGGCATTGCCGTGGGTGTAGTGAGTGGCAATCTTTTAGCCAATCGGATGCCAACCCAAATTTTAGAATTGATTTTTGGCATCTTTTTATTGGTCGTTTCTACCAAGATATTCCTGGAGAAAAAATCTGAGGAAGAAGAACCAACGGTGGGGGCTCCCGGCATCGTCGCTACGAGTGCCGTGGGTATGGTGATTGGGTTTAAGTCGGGTGTGTTGGGGATTGGAGGTGGAGCCCTAAGTGTGCCGTTTCTCCTCTATTGTGGCCTCCCCATGAAAAAAGCCAGTGGGACCTCTGCCTCCTTCACATTACCTATCGCCATTGTTGGGACCCTCTCGTTTTTGCTTTTGAGCGGGACTCAAACTGATATTCCCTGGTCAACGGGTTATGTCTATTGGCCTGCAGTATTGCTAGTGGCCCCGTTTACGATACTGGGGGCACCTGTGGGAGCTAAATTTGCCGGTATCGTTGCTCCTGAAAAGCTGCGAACGATCTTTGCCGGATTATTACTGGTGATTAGTATGCGGATGTTGTCTGGGACTGGCTTAATTGCCTGGGACTTCCCGCTGATCTAG
- the psbQ gene encoding photosystem II protein PsbQ produces the protein MILNFKRFCKSLLAVAFATALVLTSFSTIAPTALAGSDTGIVIAQASKYTEGLQPLYGRLSELDGYIAEGDWNNVRTFIRGPLGELGPLSRRLGDSLPAATQKSGRRTIKLLADHLNKLDAAAAKRNPTSAAKEYDAVVSTFDAVLGLS, from the coding sequence ATGATCTTAAATTTTAAACGATTTTGTAAATCCCTATTGGCCGTTGCCTTTGCAACCGCCCTTGTTTTGACAAGTTTTAGCACAATTGCCCCTACTGCTTTGGCTGGGTCTGATACTGGAATTGTTATTGCTCAAGCTTCTAAATATACAGAAGGGCTACAACCTTTGTATGGACGTTTGTCTGAGCTAGATGGCTACATTGCTGAAGGTGACTGGAATAATGTTCGCACCTTTATCCGTGGTCCTTTAGGCGAACTTGGCCCCCTCTCTCGTCGTTTGGGTGATTCTTTACCCGCTGCAACTCAAAAAAGTGGCCGTCGCACTATCAAGTTGTTAGCCGATCACCTCAACAAGCTAGATGCTGCTGCTGCTAAGCGTAATCCCACTTCTGCTGCCAAAGAATATGACGCCGTTGTGTCTACCTTTGATGCTGTCCTAGGTTTATCTTAA